Proteins encoded in a region of the Candidatus Afararchaeum irisae genome:
- the nuoK gene encoding NADH-quinone oxidoreductase subunit NuoK, which yields MVPSSYYIVLSAAVFCIGVYGVLTRTNAIVILMSVELMLNAGNLNLVAFSAQVGNLQGQVFSLFVMALAAAEVAVGLGIFITMYREFGTVEVTKPSFMRW from the coding sequence ATGGTGCCGAGTAGCTACTACATCGTCCTGAGCGCCGCGGTCTTCTGCATAGGCGTATACGGCGTTCTGACACGTACGAACGCGATAGTCATACTCATGTCGGTAGAGCTTATGCTCAACGCGGGCAACCTAAACCTCGTGGCTTTCTCGGCACAGGTCGGCAACCTTCAGGGACAGGTATTTTCGCTGTTCGTGATGGCACTCGCCGCGGCGGAGGTCGCCGTAGGACTCGGAATATTCATAACTATGTACCGTGAGTTCGGAACAGTCGAAGTAACTAAACCCAGCTTCATGAGGTGGTAA